In the Canis aureus isolate CA01 chromosome 36, VMU_Caureus_v.1.0, whole genome shotgun sequence genome, tgtatatgtgtatatacacatctTTTAAGTGTATATGTACTATTTATGttacatacatattttcatatatatataattttgcatgtatatgtatgtacatgtatatatgtatgtatatatagaaacataaatacaaagaacacatAATGCTGCTTCCTAACACCAGAAGGAGATGTGGGCTGGGGTTTTGTCGTAGCCAATTAATctcttctttgattcattttaagACTTAGACTCCAGAAAGTAGCCTTTCCCTGTTTTTGGTATCTTGTCATCTTCATAATCACTTGCTCCTAGACTTTTCTTCTGTGGATTCTATTTTACCCTGAGGTCTGCTGACTTGAAGATCACAACCTCATGAATGAAGTATAGTGGTAGACGCCAGAGTGGGCCAACTCTGTCTGCAAAATTCAGAAGCTTCGGCTTGTCATTTGGAGACTGTTTTCCAGGCACAACTTAGCAAACAGGTGTGGCAGAGAGGCAAATCAAAGGTTCACTTTTGCCAGTAGGCTGTGCAGAAGGAGCACGGGTCATTGCTCTGCAGTTTTGCAGCCATCTGTGAAGGGCATGACCTTCTGGATATTGGTGGGATATTAGAGACCCTCACCCTGCTGTTAAACTTGACCCCCCTTACCTGTTAGTTGTATTGTTGTGCACATGACTCTTTCTCTGTCCCACATTCTAGGTGCTCATGTGACTATCACGGATCGAAAAGTAGCATTAGAATTTCTTAAATCAAACGTTCAAGCCAATTTACCTCCCCATATCCAACCCAAAGCTGTTGTTAAGGAGCTGACTTGGGGACAAAATTTGGGGAGTTATTCACCTGGAGAATTTGACTTGATACTTGGAGCTGATATCATATATTTAGAAGAAACATTCGCAGATCTTCTTCAAACTTTGGAACATCTCAGTAGCAACCGCTCCGTGATTCTTTTAGCTTGCCGAATTCGCTATGAACGGGACAACAGCTTCTTAGCGATGCTGGAGAGGCAATTTACTGTGAGTAAGGTTCACTATGATCCTGAAAAGGATGTACATATTTACAAAGCACAGAAGAGAAACCAGAGGGAGGACTTATAGTTGACTCTAACTTATAAGAATTATAAGTTATTGAGTATGTCAGTTAAGGCCTCAGACTGGGAATTGAGACGGGGAATTGAATCATATTTAATGAAATGGTGTATTGAACAAAAAGTCTAACCAAAGGTGTTCTCAAGGGGCAAAGCACACGTGCAGTTTTAAAACGAGGCAGCACTTTCTCCATTGCTGTGACTTTTTAGTTGTATTTTACTCTGAAAAATTCAACTAACATTAAAAGAATGTATATCTGTCCCATACTGCTCCCCCTTGATACAGTTTTCCCTGATGACATAATGAAGGGCTGGTATAAGGGTGTCTTCAAAGCAGTGAGCTTGTTTTGGTGAGGCCAACCCACGCTGATATTTTACATATGTTCTTGGAGGTTTCATCTCCTGCTTTTCAGCTTAATTTCCAACTTAGGTATATAAACAAAggattaagtaaaaaatatttttttactttctgaaaaCCCCTGAAATCTTGGCCCTCCATGTGCTATGCACAGGCTGTCTTCTCCAGAAGCTGCAGGTTTTTCCTTACCACTCCCCCTTCTCAaatgttgtttttatatttcttgcctAGGTTTTCCCCTCCTCCTGTAATGCTTAGGGTAACAATGAAGGCGGTTTTAAATCACACCCCTTCAAGGGAGGTTAGCTCCCTGAGGAGAAGCTCCTCCTATACTGTACTTGTAAGTGCTTATTCCACGTCTGGATTCCCCAGAGGATGGGGAGCTTCTTGAAGGCCAGGACTGCTCATGCCTCTTCCCCAGCTGCCTCTCAGTAGCCAGTGTCTCATAGCCAAATACTGGTTGAATGAAAAAGATACATTCCATTTAGAGGGTACTGGTCTTGAGTTAAATAATTGCTACGTTATTTTATGATTGTCTTAGACTTTATGAATGAAGTCATACATCAcatacacatttcattttttaacaatGTACAAGCTTAACAGCTTACATACAATTAGATGACAAGACTATTATAATCTCAGTATGGTATTTGGTACTAGAGATAGATTTCCCTTGCGAAACATTAGGAACAAgacttcctcctttctcttaacCTTTCAGTGACTCTCTTGGATGTGAAAATACCCAATACattattttctacatatattttagagattttacttTAATAAAGATGAATTATGCATGAAAAGTTCTGAGCATTCTATGATGTACTGGTTCAACATAATTCTGATAAATGCACATGAAATAGAAATATGCATAGCATATTAGCAAATCCATAAAATGCCAGTAGTGTGCCACAGATAAACATGGAAGGCAAGTGAAAGaggaattgaatttaaataatataaaaccgAAACAAAAACCAACAAGGCGGATCCCTAACGAAAGGCCAGTCCCATTCAGGTATGTTGTTAGAAGTGAGTATTTTCATTGGAGTTCAGCTCCTTTAGTATCCCTGACTTAGGAGAACAGATACTGAGATGATTGTGGATGTGGATGGAAACTACATGGGATGGAGTAGGTGTGGAAAGCTTCAAGATGTCTGGATGGTTTACCAAGTGAAGTAAGCAattggtggttttattttattttattattttattttattttattttattttattttattttattttattttattttattttttgcaattggTGGTTTTAAATGTTCATAAACATTAGAGAAAAGGttgaaggtaatttttttttgtcttaatggaacaaaataaaggGCAAGAAATATTCAACAGGAAGAGTTTGGTTGTTTAAGtgaaaaatcaaatgatttttttttttttttttgctttgggttTCAGATGTTGTCATGGGCTTAGTTCCCTGGGGAAGAATCCTCAGAGATGGAGTTTAGGGTGCAGAAAGTTTAAATGGGAATGCTTTTAAGATGGACATCTCTGAGGGAATGAAAGTAGCAAgactggggaaggaggagaaattgGGCTGGGGTGCAGTCAGAAAAGCCCTCAGAGAAGTGAGAGCTGTGATGGCCCTGCAGTTGGGCCATAGTCAGGCAAAGGGGCAGGACTTTATATCCCTGTGGAGGAGATTAGTCCTGTGATCTGAGGAGCAGGACCATAGGATGAAAATACCTGGAGAGGATCTCGGCTGAGAGCCATCAGCCAGCATTCCCAGAAGCTGGGAAGTGACTGCTTCATGAGTATGTGGGagtgagggatggggagaggataTGTCTGGATAGGATGCCACCATGTACACTGTAAATGTCAATAAAGTTGTGACATCTTTCTCTTATATTAAGGGATTAATTGGTCCCATGAATATGCATTCTATGTGTGCTTGTTTTATCCTCAAGGATAGAACTAGTCTAGTTCTAAACCTACTGTACACTTAGCCTTGATTCTCACATTGCTCAGTTTCTTAGAATTTAGTTACCCCGGGGTATCAATGACTTTTTCCACGACTACAAATACTGGCGCCCAGATgtgttaaaatatatgtatgtatgatacTGGGTTCTCAGAACTACCACTGTCTCACCACTGTAAGGTATGCTGTCGTCTTCTAAGTGGATTACTTCTTAAGGGtatcttgcttttttaattttagttcatgATAGAGCCATCTGAAGCCCTGGTACTATCGTTGGTTAGTTTCTAGTggaacatttattctttcatacaAAAGGATCAGAATTCTAATCAAAGTACTTTACCTAAATTAACTGAACACTAAATGAAAAACCCAGGGCAGAATAACAACATTGCCTGGGATGTTTTATCTTCCCAATTTCTGCTCCTAGAAGACAAGATCTATACCTCTTTCAAGTGTTAGCATGGTGCCCTCTTCATAAAGGGCAAGTGTTTTCAAAAGAGTAAatagggcagcttgggtggctcagcggtttagcaccaccttcagcccagggcgtgatcctggagacccaggatcaagtcccacatcaggcttcctgcaaggagcctgcttctccctctgcctatgtctctgcctctctgtctctgtctctcatgaataaataaataaaaatctttaaaagaaaaaaagtaaatgtttactcatgaaaaatacagattaaaaaaaaagcaacaacataTTCCTTTACCGATTCCTTACTGCCTAATTTCTGTACTTTATTTTCCCTTGCCCAGGGTAGGAATAGATAATCAGGgaggtaaaaaaataaagcatacttTCAACAAGATTATCATGAACTTTATAAAAGATTCACCTCTAATATCAAATCCATTTACTCTCTATGCTTTTAGTTTATGGTGGTTAAAAGAagcatttatcaatttttaaaacaaaaataaaattttaaagtaatttaaaaaatcattttaacgTACCAGTTTGGTAAAAGAGGTCCTAGACATAGGGCCTGACATCACAGTTGGTGAGATAGTCATGTGACTTATTTTAGTGTCAGAGACGTGGTCATAATTCCGCTGCTACCCCAGAACCTCTACCTAAACAGAGCATCTTCAAAGTCTTTAACAAGAGTGAGGCAAGACATTGCAGTGAGTACGGAGAGCCTTATTCTCGGAAACAAGAGACTTGGTTTCTCTTAACACTGGCAGGAACTGTATGGAATCAGGGCGGACCTCAGTTCTTTTTTGTCACTTTAAAAACGGAGGATTTGTTAGCTTAGAAGTTTCTTTCCACTCTTAAATCATGTTATGCCTTTCTTTGTACAACCAGCAAAGTGTTAAATTTTAACACAAGGAAAGCTGGCATGCTGAAAAACTGTTCCCTCGCTGAGACTGTTTCTGAGGAAGATCAGAAGGGAAAACCCAGTAACAGAGGTGTGAAAAGGAAGGCCTACCTACCAAAAAGCCTTGTGTTAAGGCTGGTTCTGCTACTTCTAACtcctaaaaaaaaagcaaaacaaaacatacaactATGAAGTTTGACATAAAAAATACTaactggcatttctttttttaaagattttatttatttattcatgagagacagagagagacacaaggcagagtgagaagcaggctccatgcagggagcccgacgcgggactcgatcccaggactccagaatcgtgccctgggccaaaggcaggcgccaaaccgctgagccaaccagggattcccccccccctttttttaaagaggcatgtttttattatttagcaGATTCTTAATGCTTATGAACCAACCTCCACATATGAAGAAAACCATACTTAATAACAATTTCCTCTTCTCAGTGTCTACCCTAAAGATAAACTAGCTTGTATTTATACTAACGTGTGCATATCTGTAACAGACAAAAGTCACAACCAAAATGTCCACAGAAGAGAGTGCTTACTAAATAAACTAGGATACTTAGACAATGGGATACTGCACACCACTTAGCAACACTGACGCAGATGTACATATATTGAAATAGAACTGTCAAGACACATTCAGTGAAAAAGTACCATTTATGTaaaaaggggagaggaggagagaatagACATTACATTTGCATGTACATGCACAGATTGTCACTAAAAGGACGCACAAGAAACTGCTTTGTACTGCTTCCCATTTGTAGTTTTTTCCAAATGTACATACTACTTAaggaaacaaagttaaaaaataatgagggcatcatcaagaaagtgaaaaaacttGAGAAATGACTGCAAATCATATTACCGGATAAGGGTCTagccaaaaatatgtaaaaaaaccccaaaacaaaacccttaaaactcagcaacaaaaaaaaacaccatttaaaaaatgaacaaaggacttCGACATTTCTCCAAGATACACAAATAACCAACAGACGCGTGAAatgatactcaacatcattaatgagttgcaactcaaaaccacaatgagatacctcttCACACCCATAAGGATGGgcataattaaaaacaacaaatgttggccagGGCATGgcgaaattggaacccttgtacagCACTGGTAGGAGTGTAAAGTGGCGCAGGAGCTTGGGAaaaatttggcagttcctcagaaagtaaacatagaattaccatatggcccagcaattccactcctaggtatatatccaacaAAACTGAGAACAGGGACTCAAAtacttgcacatgaatgttcatagcccTATGTACAATAGCCAAAAACCCCAGAAATATCCAATGTCCATCAGTGGAAGATTGGATAAATTGGCATAtataatggattattattcagtcataaaaaggtaCTGGTAAACGCTAGTGTGGAGCAGCCTCTAAaacatgccaagtgaaagaagccagacacaaaaggtcacatattatggctctatttatatgaaatattcagagtAGGTTaactatagaaacagaaagcagattggtggctgccagggACTGGAAGGGAAAATGGAGAGTAACTTTTTAATAGGCACAGACTTTCATTTTGGAGTGATGATGTTCCAAAACTAGATATACAGGTAGTGGTAGGTAGCATATTATGAAggcactaaatgccactgaattgttcatttAAAACGTCCATTTTATGTGAATTgcacctcaaaaacaaaaatagca is a window encoding:
- the METTL21A gene encoding protein N-lysine methyltransferase METTL21A isoform X1 gives rise to the protein MALVPYEDTAGVGLQKFHKPLATFSFANHTIQIRQDWRQLGVAAVVWDAAVVLSTYLEMGAVELRGCSAVELGAGTGLVGIVAALLGAHVTITDRKVALEFLKSNVQANLPPHIQPKAVVKELTWGQNLGSYSPGEFDLILGADIIYLEETFADLLQTLEHLSSNRSVILLACRIRYERDNSFLAMLERQFTVSKVHYDPEKDVHIYKAQKRNQREDL